CCAAAAAGCATTTTAATCAACCTATTTCTTTGATTTTGAAAGTGTCACTTTTATTTGCTGAATCTATGAAATATCGTTACTAGCTAGCTAGGATCAACAACATAAATAAGTAGAGCATTGAATGTTGAGTCAGTAGACTTACAAGGACGAATCAGAAGGAGCTTGCTAAAAACTCTGTTATGAGAGCATCTAATAATTTTGCATGCCACTGTCTGCTTGCCTATTTCAAACCATATATAGACTTTTTAAAGTATGCAGACTTGATTTATTGTCGTGGCTTCGAAACCATTGGAAGCTACATGCGTACTTCCTCATTCAAAACTCCATGTAAGAAGGCAGTGTTTAGAACTCAAATCTCTAGTACTAACTCATTAATGGACAAAGAAACAAAATATTAAGTGAAATTGAAAACATTATGATTCCAGTGGTTTTTCCTTAAAAAATACAATTGAGTCATAAAGAGAGGGTGCAACCAATTAAGCAATCACTAAGGGCAATAGAGACTAACAAGCTCTTATATAGAGTTCAAAGAAGCATACATTTCTTTACTCGGGAGGCTCACATTGTTATGCCAGTTGTTGAAGTTGAAGAATTTATCGTTTCTCGCGGAAGTGATCTTGATGCGGAAACCAAGGTCGGTCTGGGTGGAATTGGCAAGGATGCAATGCTTCCTTGCAACATTTCTACAACTTTACCCATTGAAGGACGGTTTGAGGGATTCGTTTGTATGCACCACAAACTCACTAGGATCATTTTTCTTGCTATTTGATTTTCCTCTTCATCGTTGATCCCAAATAGTCCAATCTTTTCACCTTGTTCAAGACTCTTGTATATCCAATCTGGAAAATACATCTCACTAGTATTATCATCTTCCACAAAGCAAATGTTTTTTCTTCCTCCAACCATTTCTAGCATTAGCATCCCGTAGCTATAAACATCAGATTTATAAGATACTCcaccaaaatttctataaaataatTCAGGTGCAATATATCCAATAGTCCCTCTTGTACCCATCATTGATATGATACTCTCTCTTTCAGGGCATATTTTAGCCAgaccaaaatctgaaattttaggaCAAAAGTTTTCATCTAAAAGAATGTTGTGAGGCTTTATATCAAAATGCAATATCCTTGTATTACAACCTCGGTGCAAGTATTCTAACCCCTTAGCAATGCCAATTGCAATTTCATGTAGTGTTTCCAATCCCAATTCATGATTAGTTCTCGAGGaattttgtttatatatatacttTTCAAGAGATCCATTAGGCATGAAGTCATAAATTAGAGCGCATTTGGGACCATCATAGCAAAATCATAAAAGACTGACAATGTTAACATGAGAAGTCCTACTAATGCTTGCTACCTCATTAACAAATTCTTCCCCATTACTTTTTGATTCCTTCAAGACCTTGACTGCCACGAGACGACCATCAGGTAACTTGCCTTTAAACACACCTCCATAGCCTCCTTGGCCTAGTTTATCTTTGAATGTCTCTGTCATTTTCTTAACTTCTGTATATCTATATCTTTTCAAGGGCATAGGCCCATGGTTCTTGAGGAAGGCATCAATGCTTCTAGattcttttgttttcttcttcCAAAAGAAAATGGAGTAGTCGGATTTAAATTTTCTAATAAGACAACAGACTGCAATCACAACAAGAACTACAATTGCACTGCCTGTGGTAAACAAACAAAAATGAGGCATTGTATGAACAAAACCATTTAATAAAGTTATTGTAGGCATGTTTAATTCACTTGCAAATGAAATGGAAATGGAAATAGGTGTCTCGGAatcggaaaaaaaaaatctcattatGACATCATTTTCTAGATAATTAAGCATTAATTAGTTAATGGTAATCTAAAAATTAAGCTAAAAAgtatatttcattttcaaaccaactaaAGTTATTTAAATATGGAAAGGTTTAGATAAAGCATTAAGAACAAATATATAAAGCAGAGAAATTTTAGCTATTGACTTACCCAATGCCAATCCTAGCCTCAATCCCAACTTGTTCTTTCCTGCAACAGAATGTACAAAGAAGTATGGTGTTCAACAAAAACCCTGAACTTATGCTGAAAAAATTTGCTTACTTTGGAATCTcaataaactaattaaaaaaaaaactgcaatcagcaaaaaattaaataaataaataaataacaaagaCTGTACAAGACCCAATTAAGAAACTGATGCAAACCACAAATCTATCCCTTAACAGGGTTGTGAAACGTATGCAGAATTGTCAGAAGTTAGCATGCAGAGGAATATCATGTATGTAAGTTTGTTTTTCAGAGGCATAACATTTAGCAGTTAAAATATGTCATTGCAACTTCTATTTCGATACCAGAGAAGTTGAAAAGGTGAATTTCCATTTAGAGAAAGAGTGTatgtttgatgagaaattaagagAAAGGGAGAGAAAAGGGATGAGAGATGGAGAACAAAAGAGGGAGAATTTGTGAGAATTTTCTGGAATTTTTCCATTAATTGAATTCAAAACTGAAACAGCACAGATGGAACATCTCAGTTTACACAATGGATAAGCTAGATTCCAGGAGAGATAATAATAGAAAACTAACAATTATTAGATATCCAACGCCCTAGCCAGTAGCCATAGACTGTTCCAATTAAAATTGGCCATATCACTTAAATGctattgaattaaatttaaaaaatttgaaatttaaattaagtgattaaaattaaattacttaTTTTTCCTTAACGGCCAAACCCGTTGTTGCCAGTCATACCACCGTTCCGTCCACTTTTGCAAGTGATCCTCATCCTTGTCGTCTTCACGCCACTGCTATTCATCAACCTCGAGTTGACTACGGCGTGCTTGGTAAGTGGTGTGGAACCACATGGGATTTTTTATTCGCAGCTCATGCCAAAGTAGAATGGTTGGTCGAGAAAGACGGGGTATTTGCGGCGACACTCATGCCACAGATACTATGAACGGCAATATGGTTGGGGTAATTTTACCAAGGAATTCAAGTTCTGAAAAGTTAAAAAAATTTCAGCTTATTTAATTGAATTAAGTTTACTTAGCAACTTCAACTTTCTTGCAGTTCTCCATGCTCATATTAAACacctattaataataaatttaatttatttaattattattttatcttaACTTCTCGAAGCTTTTTAAAAAATCAACTTCTTAAAAAAAGAGTTTAAATTAATTGATATCataaaaaattgaattattataatattttaatattataatgaataaatCTATTTATTAAAATAACCTAAGCTTATTTATTATAAATCTAACCAAGTaacttaagttatttattaaatttaacttAAGATATTAATGTACTAAGATTAACTATAATGTTTAGATGAATGTTCTACCTTAATGTACAACACAAAACCGATTAAGAAAATTTTTTTGAGAGAATTTaaagttaaaagaaaaagaaaggtattTTTCATGTAAAGCTTTGAATTCAATAATTAGTGAAGGGTTGTTTGAATTACATGATAAAATTGTCAAAAGTATTGTATTTTAAAGAGAGCAAATCTTATGGAATTTGCCTACCAACTTGAATATTGtttagtttattgtaattttacCAATATGAACTAAAATATAAATCAATGCAAAGTTATTCATCTTATGTTTAAGTGttgaattttccttttttttttttaattctattgaATGTCATAAACTTTCTTTCTTGGATGAGTTATTGATTCTCTCAAGTTCATTGTATGGGTTACAAATATAGGAGgtggaaagagagagaaaatggagagagatAAGCAGAGAGAGAATGGAGACAGAGACGTGGAAAGAAAGAgggcaagagagagagagagagagagagaaacactAATCATGTGGACATTGAGGAAAGAAAACTCACCTTCAGTTGCAGTAGCAGATGCACAGCTCCAAGCATGAGGTCGGTCTGGGCAGAAACAACTAAGATGGTAGGTGCCGTAATCAAACCCACATTTGCCTCCGCTACTTTCGCATATGCTGCAATTACTTGCTGTCCAATTCAGCACGAACCCTCTTTCTAGCATCCTTTCAATTCCTTCATTCTCTCCTCTTTGCGCATCCACAGGCAACAACAATGCTTCTTCACAGACCTCTGATGCACTACCCAGTAGAGTATCGCCATCAAACATTGAAAAAATTGGACCAGTTTCAGGTTCACCAGAACAATTAACCTTGTCCTTTAGAAATTCACTATTACTACCTCTTAGCAGTGTTGAGTTGCAACGAGAGAGCAAAAAGAGTTCTGTCTGGTTTGATAATAGATTGAACCGGTCATCGGGTATTGATGTGTTTGTCAATCGATCAAGAATACACGCAGTGCTTCTATTGAAAATCGCTGCGTTTGAGACACGAATAATCTGGTTTTTGTAGTCGATTTGGTGGATAATATAATTATCATCTCGTAGTCTGAGAACTGGACTGCTATTATGACAAACGAGATTGAATCCAGGGTAACCACAGAAAGATTCTTGTTGGTCTTGAATATAGAATGGGAAGGATATAATTTGGCCATCGCCACAGGTTTGGGGGATGCTGCAACTCAAGTACCGAGGATCTACATCTGCAGATATGGCCTTTCTGGCGAGGAGAAGGAAAGTGACGATAAAGGGATTAATGAATGCAGAGAAGGGTATCAACAACAAATGTTGGCTCATTTGGAGATGTTAATACTACTGTATACACCGAAAGAGTTTATGacgttttttatttttataagaaaaaGAATATTATAGTAGTGTGAGTTGTGAGACTTGAGAATGTGGGGTTTGGCTTTCAATAGTCAATGATGATGGCTACCGTATCCACCGAAGTCTTACACCGTTGAATATTCTAAGCCGATGACAAGGAGAAATTATGCAAGTGATGTCATGTCGGCACTCTATTTAGAAAAACATATCAATATGAAATGAATAAATatctaatataattattaattttttaaaataaaattttaattgtttaaGACTCAGTTTAtatgtatatttatttattattaatttatcattCTATATAAATTATCTAATGTATAatgtataatataatttattaataagctAGTTGTGCGTTATGAAAGCTGTACAAGTTTActgagaatttttattttttggaaTACACGGATAAATATGGTAATTAAGTGTGTTACCCAAAATTATAATAGTTactatataataatattttaataaagagGATTTTTGGTTGAAATCTAatacaattattaattttttttgtcaattttcaAATCTTGAATAAGAtctaattttacaaaaaaagagaaaaatttcAATTAGAAAGTATAAATGACAAGGGATATATAGGACAATTGTTGAAGTTGAAGAGAAACATAAAGATATCTATAATCTGAACTGATAATTAGCTAGTAATTGATGTATAGTCATTGTGAAGTTAGGTTTGATTCGCCATAGAGCTGGAAATGGAATGAAATTTTTTAAATGGAAATTAATTTTGTGTTTCATTTGTTGAaaaatatttacaatttttgtgatattttttatatttaaatgattaattaattatattaattagctttttaaaattaatgcctttttttttaaattagtccCAAGTTTATCCCAGGCAGCCTTAATAGTGGTGCTATTTATGACTCGCGAAAGAATGGTGTCAAAAATGGAGGAGAAGATCCAACTTAATACTAACTGGTCCTGCCGAAACCAACACTCATAAGCAGGATTGGCACGATTACCTTCAAGAAACTGAGGAGGCGAGGTTGATGGTCCAATAACATGAGATGACACATTGTACCCATTCAACAACAGTAAGAGCTGGGCTTTGTATTATCATCTTCTTCAAAACTCTTGTATATCCAACCTGGAAAATAAATCTCACTAGTATTATCATCTTGAATCaagcaaatatttttttttccttcaaccATTTCTAGCACCTATAAACATCTGATTTATGAGATATCCCACCAGAATTTCTACAAAATACTTTTGGTGCAATATATCCTATAGTCTCTCTTGTACCCACTGTTAATATGATACTCTTTCTTTTAGagcaaaaatctaaaattttaggaTAAAAGTTTTTATCTAAAAGAATATTGTGAGACTTTATGTCAAAATGCAAGTATTCTAAGCGCTGAGCAATAGCAATTACAATTTCAGTAATGTTTCTAATTCCAATTCGGATTTTGATCATATGTATACTTCTCAAGAAATCTATTAAACATGAAGTCATAAATTAGAGTGCCTTTGAGACCATCATAACAAAATCCTAAAAGAGTGATAAAGTTCACATGAAAAGTCCTACTAATGCTTGCTACCTCATTAACAAATTCTTCCCCATCACTTTTTGATTCCTCCAAGACCTTCACTGCCACAAGACGACCATCAGGTAACTTGCCTTTGAACACACCTTGGCCTAGTTTATCTTTGAAGCTCCCCGTCATTTTCTTAACTTCTGTATATCTGTGTCTTTTCAGGGGCATAGGTCCATGGTTCCCGAGGAAGGCATCAAAACTTTTAGAGTCTTTTGTTTTCCTCTTCCAGAAGAAATGGAGTCGTCGGGTTTCAATTTTCTAATGAAACAACAGACTGCAATCACCGCCTGTGGTAAACACACATGAAGCAAAAATGACGCTGTAAAAAGGACAattcattgaaaaaaaaaaaaaaacagaggaTACAAAAAGAAAAAGCACATAAACGCTTTTTCGCTTCATTATTTTCTCAATTCACACAGCAACTCAGCCGAGTCCCTCCAGACAATTCTCAGCAGCAACTCTTCCCGAAGGCCTCCATATCTAACTGGGTCATGCCATTTTAATTTGGCTTATCAACACTTAAATGCCCTTGTGCCTTGCTGATGTGGGACTTGTTCTCACAAGTTATATTCCAACATTTCCCAACCCAATTGACAATAAACCTTCAAGGGATTTTCTTTGTATATATACTTCTCAGGAAATCCATTGGACATAAACTCGTACATTAGAGCACCTTTAGAACCCTCATAACAAAATCTCCAAAGAGTGACAACGTTGACATGAGATGTCCAACTAATACTTGCTACCTCATTAACAAATTCTTCCCCGTAACCCTTACTGCTACAAGAGAACCATTAGGTAACTGGCCTTTTAACGTAACTCCATTACCTCATAGCCCAGTTTATCTTTGAAGGACTCGTCGTTTTGTTAACCTCTGTGTATTTGTATTTTTTCAGTAGCAAGGGTCCATGGCTCCTGAGGAAGGCATCAATACTTCTATAGTCTTGTTTTTTCTTCTTCCAATAGAAAATTAAGATATTGGATGTGAATTTTCTATTGAAACAACATACTGCAACCATTGCAGCAGCTGTAGTAAACAAAGAAGATGCCAAAATGAAGAACTATAAGAACATGATCATCTAAACTACTTTTAAGGCAGGCTCAATTCACTCTGAAAATGGAACAATGGAAATGAAACTATGTGTCATATTCAAAAATTCTCAATCTAAGTTCATTTTTTAGATAATCAAATATAATTTAATGGAATTCTTAAAATTTAGAAGTACAAAATAGATATCATTTTTtgctatattaaaattatttaagtatacaaatatttaaataaaacacTAATTAAAAACAAACATACAAAGCAGACTAAACTAATCCCAGTCCTGCCGTCAATTGTGGCTTGAACCTCAATTTGTTATTTCCTCCAATAGAATTTACAAACAACTATAATGTTACAATGAAAAAAGAACATAGTATATTGAGGAACGTGTATGATTGATTGACgtaaacatttaagttatgtaatTTTTAATTCCGATGCCCATACCTTCTTTTAAACTAGCACAATAAAACTCTTGCTTGCTGTTCACCTGACAAACTCCTCTTCTATTATGACACGACATACAAGGGGAAAGTACTTGCACTTCAAGTGAGAAGTCGGCAGTTAACGTTGTAAATATGTCATCCTGACTTGGATTTTGATTCCAGGGAAGCTGAATAAGTGAACACTGAGGTGGAAGACATGGCAAATTTTCTTG
Above is a genomic segment from Hevea brasiliensis isolate MT/VB/25A 57/8 chromosome 17, ASM3005281v1, whole genome shotgun sequence containing:
- the LOC110660785 gene encoding LEAF RUST 10 DISEASE-RESISTANCE LOCUS RECEPTOR-LIKE PROTEIN KINASE-like 1.2; translation: MSQHLLLIPFSAFINPFIVTFLLLARKAISADVDPRYLSCSIPQTCGDGQIISFPFYIQDQQESFCGYPGFNLVCHNSSPVLRLRDDNYIIHQIDYKNQIIRVSNAAIFNRSTACILDRLTNTSIPDDRFNLLSNQTELFLLSRCNSTLLRGSNSEFLKDKVNCSGEPETGPIFSMFDGDTLLGSASEVCEEALLLPVDAQRGENEGIERMLERGFVLNWTASNCSICESSGGKCGFDYGTYHLSCFCPDRPHAWSCASATATEGEFSFLNVHMISVSLSLSLSLALFLSTKEQVGIEARIGIG
- the LOC110670725 gene encoding LOW QUALITY PROTEIN: PR5-like receptor kinase (The sequence of the model RefSeq protein was modified relative to this genomic sequence to represent the inferred CDS: substituted 1 base at 1 genomic stop codon); the protein is MPLKRYRYTEVKKMTETFKDKLGQGGYGGVFKGKLPDGRLVAVKVLKESKSNGEEFVNEVASISRTSHVNIVSLLXFCYDGPKCALIYDFMPNGSLEKYIYKQNSSRTNHELGLETLHEIAIGIAKGLEYLHRGCNTRILHFDIKPHNILLDENFCPKISDFGLAKICPERESIISMMGTRGTIGYIAPELFYRNFGGVSYKSDVYSYGMLMLEMVGGRKNICFVEDDNTSEMYFPDWIYKSLEQGEKIGLFGINDEEENQIARKMILVSLWCIQTNPSNRPSMGKVVEMLQGSIASLPIPPRPTLVSASRSLPRETINSSTSTTGITM